A region of Zeugodacus cucurbitae isolate PBARC_wt_2022May chromosome 5, idZeuCucr1.2, whole genome shotgun sequence DNA encodes the following proteins:
- the LOC105215034 gene encoding uncharacterized protein LOC105215034: MMKLVLLLCFIVCTAADLKHSSDRNSELFKYNPSDVYTLPEDIDDEKPAVIFQGNVMRAKVEKLQNFNGNKKFKLDLKTQNGIEVTSVGKLKDDKTFVVSGSYSFTGADGKRYKTRYTADEFGYHPITELDLDIPDPQPIAAAPINLNKFDSSNLLGGLKNRFQFLNQNLNLDLSGSAQSSDDYRYSATNNDGYSYEAPIQQFESAPSIPSREYLPVK, translated from the exons ATGATGAAACTC GttcttttattatgttttattgtGTGTACGGCTGCGGATTTAAAACATTCTTCAGATCGaaattcagaattatttaaatacaaccCAAGTGATGTTTACACATTACCCGAAGATATTGACGATGAAAAGCCTGCAGTTATATTCCAAGGAAATGTTATGAGAGCAAAGGTGGAGAAACTACAAAATTTTaacggaaataaaaaatttaaattaga tttaaagacTCAAAATGGTATTGAGGTGACTAGTGTTGGTAAATTAAAAGATGACAAAACATTTGTTGTGAGCGGTTCATATTCTTTTACTGGAGCAGATGGTAAGCGTTACAAAACCCGCTATACTGCTGATGAGTTTGGATATCACCCTATTACGGAGTTGGATTTGGATATTCCAGA tcCCCAACCAATAGCTGCCGCACCAATAAATCTGAACAAGTTCGATAGCTCTAATTTGTTAGGTGGACTTAAAAACAGATTTCAGTTCCTGAATCAAAATCTCAACTTGGATCTTAGCGGAAGTGCACAAAGCAGCGATGACTACAGATATTCTGCAACGAATAATGATGGTTATAGTTATGAGGCCCCGAT ACAACAATTTGAATCGGCGCCTTCAATACCATCACGTGAATACTTACCTGTGAAGTAA